A stretch of DNA from Acinetobacter sp. C26M:
AAGAAGGTTACCTTTGTACCAAGTGCCTCTAATCCTTTTTGCAAGGAATCTGTCACTGGATAAGGCACTGCCATATCTAATGTCCCCTGAATAATCATCACGGGACTGTTTATTTTCTTAGTCGCGGGTTGATTATCTGTTAGGAATTTTTTCACTGTTGGATTTTCTTGGAAGTTACCCGCTAAGCCTGGATAGTCCAAAACAGTTTTCGTGCTATCTTTGCTGATAAAGTCACGAATATCTGCTGCAAACTTATTATGCAAATCATCTAAACATACGCCATTTTCACCTGTAGTACCTTCAGCAAATTCAGCAATTGAACGAGAACGTTCCTGAAAAATTTCTCGATAATTAAATTTAGGATCATAAGCAGTAATACCTACAGTCGTATATGCAGCATAAGCAAGCAGCTCTGCATAGACTTCAACAGCTGTGCCTACTGGTGCAAGACCAGCCTGCTCTTGCTTAAGAATATTTGCAATTGCCTGTGGTGCAACAACAGAGATGATATAGCCAAGGCTAGATGCTGGTGCGCCAGCAACGGCCCCTTTATAATTCGCATCATTATTTGCAAATTCAGCAGTACCCAATGAACCATGACCACCTTGAGACTGACCAATTGACATCCATTGTCCGTTGAGTTTTGCTCCATAATGATCTTTTGCTGCTTTAACTGCTGCAATCGCAGATTTAGCTTCACTACCCAAGTTTAAATATGGATGAATTCCTGGAGTTCCCAAGCCCTCATAATCTGGTGCAATCACCACATAACCTGCCGCCAACAAAGTGTCAGCGAGGATTTTAAAGCGAGGATTCACAGTATTATTACTTGGGGCACAGCTATCTCCTACCCCAACTGTACCATGCTCCCATACGACGACTCGGTAACCATCAGCAGGCTGAGCAACTTTAGGAAACATCACCAATGCAGTTGCTTTGGCAGTACGACCTTGTACATTCACCATGTTATAAGTCATTACCTTGAGTGATTCGGCATTATCCACTTTATCCTTGGAATAAGTCGTTTCAGACAGATAAGTTTTATTCGAATCCACCCCAGTGTAATCATCATCATTGTCATTACATGCGGTTAAAAATAATGCAGAAATAGAGAATGTCATTGCCAATGCAATTTTAGACCGTTTCATAAAATATCCTTTTAGTCCTTGTTTTATTTTAAGCATGAAACTACATGCCACATTATTAAGGCATAAAAAAAGTGCCCTGCATAGAACACTTTTCAACTATTCAGTCAGTTTAAAATATTAATTCTAAAAAAATTCCAATGAAAATAATCAACCCCACCCAACGATTGTGACGGAATGCCCAAAAACAAATTTGCGGATCACGATCTTTAGTTTTGAATGCTTGATAAGCAAAATCAGCAGCAACGATCAACAATGCCGCCAATCCGAATGGCAATAACAGATTTTCCAAATATAAAGCCCCACCGATGAGGAGCAAACTTAAAATTTGAAGTAAGCCAATAATCTGTATATCGTAACGACCAAATAAAATCGCTGTAGATTTCACCCCAATTTTTAAATCATACTCTCGGTCGGTAATCGCATACTGAGTGTCATAAGCCACGGTCCATGCCAAATTACCAAAATATAAAAGCCAGCAAGTTAAATCTAAAGGCTTGCCCATTGCGGTAAAAGACATAGGGATTCCCCATGAAAATGCCATGCCTAAAACCACTTGTGGCAAATGTGTATAACGCTTCATAAAAGGATAAATGAATGCCAACACCAAACCGGCTAAGGCACAATAAAACGTTGCAATTGGGAGGAAAAATAAAGTACATGCACTTGCTACAACCAACCCCAAAAAAACATAAACCGCTTCGCGTGGGCGAATGACACCTGTCGCCAATGGACGAGTCTTGGTACGCTCTACATGAGCATCCACTTTACGATCAGCAAAGTCATTGATCGCGCAACCCGCTGCACGCATAAAAATGGTACCCAAGACCATCGCAATGAGAATCTGCAAGGGAGGTAAACCTCCAGCAGCAATCCATAGTGCCCACATGGTTGGCCAAAAGACCAGTTCTGTGCCTACAGGCTTATCAAAACGGCATAAATAATAATAGGCTTCTAAGCGTTGCCGCCATGTTGTGTGTTGCACTGTTTCCATGATGAATCCTTAGAGTCAATGCTGTCGAATAAACTGTTCAAATGCAGGGAGAAAAGTCTCTTGCACGATAAATTTGCAACCATGCCAAGTATAACAACTTTGTCTGGTCCACCCTTCTTCCAGATAAATCACTCGTCTTTCACAGGCAGGATTGGTTCGTTGAAATAGGAACCAGCCAATTGGCTTATTACGGATATGCCGAAATAATCGCGCTTTCTTGTGTAGACTTAAAATTGGAAAAATACTTTTTGCTTTGACCCAAGCTTCTGTTTCACTACCATAAAGATTGGTTTCTCGCACCCATGCAATATGGTGTGCTGGCATTTTCATCCACTGGCTATCGTTAAAGGTGAGTCGTTGAAAATGTTCTGTAAGACGTTCGACATGAAATTCCCCCTCACCCAGATCAGTCAATTGCTGAGTAAGAGAACCAGATGCATACAACCATTTTTTCATTTCAGTTGGGATCTCTCGTCCCTTAATTCTGTTTGGTCGTAAATTTCGCATGCTTGGCTCACTAAAAACATCATTAGGGTCTGCTGATACTTCAGCCATGCATTGCGTTATAGGCTAAAACCACACAAACAAGGCATGGAACGTAGACAATGGCGAGACCCTTGTCAAGTTTCATAACGAAGTTTGGGGAAGTTTTAGACATAACCCTTCGGGACAGGGTTATTTTTTGATATTACTACGTTAGCTCGTATTCATTTAGAGGCACTAAATTTCATACGACCCGCCTTGTAACATCTAAAAAATATCCTCTGTCGCAAGCATCTGTGAAGTGCCAGCAGACCCTATGAGTGTACATGAATTTCTTTGGAAAAAGCGCATGACTTTCAATTGAATCAAAAACATAAAAAAAGCCCGCCGAAGCGAGCTTTTTCAATCTATATATATTACAGGCTGTAGTACATATCAAATTCAACTGGGTGAGTCGTCGTGTTAAGACGGCGTACATCTTCAGTTTTAAGTTCGATATATGCATCAAGCATTTCTTTAGTGAATACACCACCTTTCAACAGGAACTCATGATCCGCTTCAAGTGCAGCAATCGCCATTTCTAAGTTGTGCGCAACTGTTGGGATTTTTGCTTCTTCTTCAGGAGGAAGATCATACAAGTTTTTGTCAGCAGCTTCACCTGGGTGGATCTTGTTTTGGATACCGTCAAGACCAGCCATTAACAATGCAGCAAAACCTAAGTATGGGTTCATTAATGGATCAGGGAAACGTGCTTCGATACGTTTGCCTTTAGGGCTAGAAACGTAAGGAATACGGATAGAAGCAGAACGGTTACGTGCTGAGTAAGCAAGCATAATTGGTGCTTCGTAGTGTGGAACCAAACGCTTATAAGAGTTTGTACCTGGGTTAGTAATCGCATTCAACGCACGCGCGTGTTTGATTACACCACCGATGAAGAACAATGCCATTTCTGATAAACCAGCATATTCATCACCAGCAAACAAGTTCTTGCCATCTTTAGAGATTGACATATGAACGTGCATACCAGAACCGTTATCACCAACCATTGGCTTAGGCATGAATGTCGCTGTTTTACCATATTGGTGTGCAACGTTCCAAACTGCATATTTGAACTGTTGAACTTCGTCCGCTTTACGAACTAAGGTATTGAAGCTCACACCAATTTCTAATTGGCAAGAAGCAACTTCGTGGTGATGTACTTCTACACGACCAGGACCCATGATGTCTTCGATACGTGCACACATTTCAGCACGCATGTCTTGATGAGAGTCAACTGGAGGAACTGGGAAGTAACCACCTTTAACACGTGGACGGTGACCTGAGTTACCTGCTTCGTAGTCTTTACCTGTAGACCAAGCAGCTTCTTCAGCGATTAATGTGTGGCGCGCGCCAGACATGTCGATGTCCCATTTTACTTCGTCAAAAACGAAGAATTCTGGTTCTGGACCAAAGAATGCTGTATCACCGATACCTGTAGATTTTAAATATTCTTCAGCACGACGAGCAATCGAACGTGGGTCACGCTCGTAACCTTGACCAGTTGAAGGCTCGATAACGTCACAAGTCACAACAACTGTAGGTTCAGCAAAGAACGGGTCAAGGAAACCAGTTTCAGCATCTGGACGTAAGATCATGTCAGAAGCTTCAATGCCTTTCCAACCTGCGATTGAAGAACCATCAAACATTTTACCGTCTTCAAATGTATCTTCATCAATCGTGTCAGCTGGGTAAGTTACGTGCTGCTCTTTACCCTTAGTATCAGTAAAGCGAAAATCGACCCATTTTGCGCCACTTTCTTTGATGAGTTGAAGGACCTTGTTCGCCATGCTCATTTGCTCCAATGAAATTTCTATGCACCTGTTAAGTGCGTGTTAGTTGTTGATATCTAATTAGCAATTATCATACCAACAATTTTAAAGCATACCTAAAACATTGAAATTCTTTGCAGAAAAAATGCTTTAAGCTCCATGTCCTATGTCTACTATAATGCTTATATCCAAAAACGCACCATATTCAAACATTCCTATTTTAGTGCGTCCCTAAAAAAGACAAAATGAACCAAAATAGTGCAATACATATAACAAAGAACCAATGTAGTGCCAATTACGCTATTATTCTTAGCATAAATTGGCTTTTTATATCATTCTTTTCAAGATCATTCCAATCAATTCATTTAGACTTTAGATTCACTTTCTTGTTTTTTCACCAAGCCTTTCAATTACAAAAATTTATTCTCGATTAAGAGCGCATTTTAAACCAAGAATATCGAGCAGCTTCCAACCTACGCCTTGCTTCAAAATTTTCCACATTAATGATCTGTTTTGTTATGATGATTTCCCGTTATCGCTAGAATAATCTTTTCTCTAATTAAAGATAGATGAAAAAGCACAGCGTTCAAATCGGTTCATCGAATTCAATAGCACAATTAAATGCTTATTTTTCAAAAGGTTATGATCATGCTTCTAATGATTGACAATTATGACTCATTTACTTACAACATCGTTCAATACTTTGGCGAGTTGAATCAAGAAGTAAAAGTTGTTCGTAATGATCAAGTGACATTAGAGGATATTGAGCGTTGGCAGCCTAAATATCTGGTGATTGGTCCTGGTCCATGCTCTCCGAGTGAGGCAGGTATTTCAATTCCAGCCATCAATCACTTTGCTGGGAAAATCCCTTTGCTGGGTGTTTGCTTAGGTCATCAAGCGATTGGACAAGCTTTTGGTGGAAATATTATCCGTGCTAAAACAGTGATGCATGGTCGCCTATCCGATATGCACCATAGTGACAAAGGGATTTTTAGCAACTTACCATCACCTTTTGCAGCGACACGTTACCATTCATTGGTGATTGAACAGGAAACTTTGCCTGAATGCTTAGAAGTCACCTGTTGGACCAATCAAATAGATGGCACGATTGAAGAAATAATGGGTGTCAAACATAAAACACTGCCTGTGGAAGGTGTGCAATTCCATCCTGAATCCATTTTGAGCGAACATGGTCATCAAATTTTCAAAAACTTCTTGGATATTTATGCTTAAGCTCAAGATTTAACAATACTAAGCACCTAAACAGCCTATTTTTTAAATAGGCTGTTTTTATTTTGAACATATAAAAACAATAAACAACTCATACATACTGCATAAATTTTCAGCATTAAAATTAGTCTGAAAACTTACACTTAAAAACAAGTCATTCTTTTTCAATAATTAATCCACTTTTCACACGTTATAAAAAGTAAGTTCAGTCCTTGATTTCTGTTTTACCTGATTGCATTTTACTTTTTTAGATTAACTATAGTCATAGGAATGATTAAGTTTCAGGGCGGCTGGATGATAGAATCTAAGTCATTGTTCTTAGCATTCCCCTGAATGATCTATCAGGATAACCTATTGTGAATACCTTGGTTTTATTGAATATTATTGTTTTCGTCCTGCTCATGGCAGGATTGTTTTTTAGCTATCGTAAAGATTGGAGTCTCTCCAAAAAAGTTCTGATCGGTATGATCGTAGGTATCTTTTTTGGTTTAGCCCTTAAAGCGATCTATGCTGACAGCCCTGTTATTGAGCATTCAATTGCATGGATTAACCTTGTTGGTAATGGTTATGTACAACTATTACAGATGGTGATCATGCCTCTGATTTTTATTTCAATTTTAAGTGCAGTGGTGAAGTTACACCAAACCACTTCTCTTGGAAAAATCAGTGTACTCGTGATTGGTATCTTGTTAGTCACCACAGCAATTGCCGCACTTGTAGGTGCAGGCATCACCAATTTATTTGGCTTAACAGCTGAGGGGCTGGTACAAGGCACCAAAGAAGCAGCGCGTCTAGCGACCATCCAAAGTCAATATATTGGACAAGTGACCGATTTAGATGTTCCTAAGCTCCTGCTTTCTTTATTCCCTCAAAACCCATTTGCCGATTTAACCGGTGTTCGCCCAACCGCAATCATTAGTGTGGTGATTTTCTCTGCATTTTTAGGTGTAGCAGCACTTAAACTGATGGATAAAGATACCGTCAATGGCGAAAGAATCAGACACGGGATTGAAGCACTGCAAGCCTTGGTGATTAGTCTTGTCCGTTTAGTGATGCAATTTACACCTTATGGTGTATTGGCATTGATGACCAAAATGGTAGCAACGGCAAATGTTGCTGACATTATCAAATTAGGTGAGTTCCTCGTTGCATCTTATCTTGGACTTGCAATCATGTTCCTCGTACATGCACTGATTTTGCTGTTTGTACGCGTCAATCCAATCGACTTTTTCAAGAAAGTTTTCCCTGTTTTAACTTTTGCTTTTACCAGTCGTTCAAGTGCGGCCAGTATTCCACTCAATATCGAAGCACAAACCAAACAATTGGGTGTGCCTGAAGGAATTGCCAGCTTCTCTGCTTCATTTGGTGCAACCATTGGTCAAAATGGTTGCGCTGGTTTATATCCAGCCATGTTGGCAGTCATGGTTGCGCCAACAGTCGGTATCAACCCACTTGATCCGTTATGGATTGCTCAGTTGGTTGTGGTCGTGACCCTCAGTTCGATTGGTGTTGCTGGTGTTGGTGGCGGTGCAACCTTCGCTGCTTTAATTGTCCTCCCAGCCATGGGCTTACCGATTACTTTAGTCGCGTTACTGATTTCAATTGAGCCACTCATTGACATGGGGCGTACGGCTTTAAACGTCAACGGTTCGATGACTGCAGGCACAGCGACCAGCCAATTACTCGGTGTCAGAAATCCACAGCCCGATAATGATGCTTAAGCCAGATTATAATAAAAAAGCCAACGCATAATCGTTGGCTTTTTTATAACTGAATAAATTATAACTTCAATTGTTGCACAATCGAACCATCTTGTTTCGCAACTAAGGACTCACAGAGTTGGATACGTTCCTTGGTTTGATTTAAACCACGCTCAACCCCCACCAGCTCTTTGGTTCTCGGTGCAAAGAAGGCATTCAACTGCGTCGCTTCTTGTTGTGTACATGCTGCACCACTAAACAATGCAGGGAAACGTCCTGCAGAAGACTTGCCTAAGCGATCAAACACAGCATCGTGATTTGTCTTAAACCATGACCAGAGTTCACCTTGTTCGCCACTATAGCTATTGATTGAGTTAATCACGGTACGTACTTCACCAACTTTCACACGTGGGTCTAAAACTAACTGACGTGCCTGCTGCCGTGTTTCCACCTGATTGGCTGAACCTAAGGCTGTGAGAATCGCCAAACGTTGCGTCGGTTGCGTGATGCGTTGTAACTCGCCCACTAAACGGTCAAAGGTAGGCTGCCCTTTTTCTTGGACACGTACTGCCAGAATCGTTGGCAATAATTCTGGGGTGAGCTGAGCAAAGTTCAGTTGCGTCTGTTCAAATAAAGCGTCAGATTGCTTTAACAGTTTTTGGCGGACTTCTGGCACCTGAATTTCCAATGCAAGAAATTGGGCTAACTCACTCCGCCACAAGCTATCCTCAGCAGACTCACCTGCTTTGCTCGCATAACCCAATTGATTCAATTTAGGTAGATACAAATTTGCGAGCACTTTTCTAAAATGTTCACGTTCTGCCGCTGTCTTCAACACATGACGCTGGATTGTGCTGAGCTGCTGAAACAATGCCGTACTAATTTGGCGGCTATTCGAGTTGGCAAATATCTTGGCAACATCCACCACCGCCAACAGGTTAATATCACCATGGTTAAATGCCGCTGAAACAGCATAGGCATAGGCCAATTGTTCAGTATTAGAGAGTTTTTCCGTAGCGGCGGTCAGACGAGCAAGTTCTTGTTCAGGCAAACTAAATTGGTAATAGCCTGCTGCATCCGCATTTGGAATATACCAACTGTTAATACGTGCACCTTTGAGTTCAATTTTGGCTTCGGCTTGGTCAACCAGTTCACATTGGACTTTACTCGCTGCATTTGGAACTTCGTAACGTACGCATAATGGTACCCCCCAAAGACTGTTGGCATCGCCTTTAGAACCAACAGGTAAATAACGCGTTTGTTTTACATTTAAAAAGACTTTATTGCCTTGTTGCTGTAATGAGGTATTCAACAAAGGTACACCCGGTTGATCAATAAAACTTTTCACGGCTTTGCTAAAACGCTCAGCTTGACCAGACTGTTCTGCGAGGGAGCTAATTAAATCATTAGCGGTAGCACTGCCATATTGATGCTTGTTAATGTAATTACGCACGCCTTGTTTGAATTTTTCTTCACCTAAATAGCTTTCAAACATATTTAAAACAGCTGCGCCTTTTTGATAGGTAATGCCATCAAAAGCGGTTTGAATATCTGCATTACTTAAAATTGGCTGACGGATACGGCGTACACTGACCAAGCTATCGCTTTTCATCGCGCCTGCAGTATCAACGACGCGTTCAAGATCAGCATTAAATTCAGGATGTAATTGTTGGGTAATTTTACTTTGCATCCACGTAGCAAAAGATTCATTCAACCACAGATCATCCCACCACGGCATGGTCACCACATCCCCAAACCATTGATGTGCCAATTCATGCGCATTGACATTAAATGAACTCTGCACAAAAGACACGGGAGAGTCTTTATCCAATAGCATTAGATAATCTCTGAATGTGATCAGGCCTGGATTTTCCATCGCACCCGCTGCAAAGTCAGGTGCAGCAAGCAAATCCAGCTTATCGAATGGATATCCGAATGCAAAATAATCTTCTAATGTTTTTAAAATTGCAGGAGTTTCAGACAAGGCATGCTGCATTTTTTCAGCCTTAGCATCGGGTGCAAGACCTCGTAATTTGATCGCCTGTTTACGCCACTCAGTCGCACCAATATCAGGACCTTGTTGTACTTGCCAAGGACCAACCGCCAATGCCAGTAGATAGGTTGGTAGTGGTTTGGTCGGGGCAAAGCTTAAAGTTTTCCAACCCGATTTTTCGGTCTGTTCAGAGACTTGATTTGTATTGGCAAAACCTGAATATTTACTTGGTATGGTTAATCGAATATTAAAGGGTGTTTTAAAACGTGGCTCATCAAATGATGGAAAGGATTGACGTGCACTGATCGCCTCCATTTGAGTCATGACATAAGGTTTACCCTCAAACTCAATTTTATAAATACCATCCAATTGCTGATCATAATCTGCGTTAAAATCCAATACTAAGCGGTATTGCCCTGCGGATAGTGTCTTGGCAAATTTAATCAGACTAACACCATCGACTTCCGAAGCTTGCTCATATTTGGCCGTGGTTTTCTGTCCAGCTGCGGATAAGATGTTCGCATCTTTTACCGATAAAGATTTGCCATGAATCCAAACATGATCGGTTGCTTGGGTCAGTTTTAAATGAATGGTGGTTTTACCGGTATAACTTTTTTGTGCAGGATCAATTTTAAAATCTAAATCATAAGATTCGGGTATGGCCCATTCAGGCAATTTGCCGATTGGAATTTGTTCATTGCTATTTGATGCAAAAATCTGGGTTGCAGATAATGAAAGTAATGTTGTCAGTAGCAATTGTTTTTTAAATGAAGGTTTGACCAACATAGGAGATCTGTCCTCTGTAGTTTTTAAAATAAAAAGACGCAGCAAATGGTGTACCACTTTGCTGCATCCACACATCATTGTTAGAATTTATAATTAAACTCCAACCAACCCTGACGGCCGATTGGTGAATATGATCCTACTGGATAATATGGCCATCCGCCTGTGTCATCGTGTTTTACTTTGTCAAATAGGTTATTCACAATGATTGATGCAGAAGCCTTAGGTGAAATTTTATAAGTTCCACTCCAATTGACCAAATAAGTCGGGCTTAAGTATGCCGTTTGATTACCGTTTGGAATCTTGCCATAGCGATTGACTAATACAGTTGATGCCCAATCACCGAGACTCCAACTGAGACTGGTATTAAAGCGGTCTCGCCAATCTGGAATGGTTAAGTCTTTTAAATAGTTATCTTTCTCGCCATCTTTTGATTGTTGATATTCACGTTCAAGCACACGACTATAATTCACCGCCCATAGGAAGTTACCCATATTTTCAGTTTTCCAGCGCCATTTGCTGGTGAAATCAATCCCGCGAGTATGATCTGAGGCAGCATTGATCGGTACAATATTGATATTGTTGATCACATTTGGATCAACCACTGCATTTGTAGGGTTGCGCTCTACACGTGCCAACGCATCAACACATTGTGTCGAATTGATATCTTGTGCACCCAAACGACAATCAGCTTCTAAGCGTAAAATCTTATCTGGACTGAGATTGGTCACCAGATTATCAATTTTGATATCCCAGTAGTCGACGGAAATATCAAACTTATTACTCGGAGACCACACAAAGCCTGCACCATAAGATTTACCTTCTTCGGGTTTTAAATCTTTGTTGCCTGTTAAGGTGTAGTTTGCACCAGGCGAATAATCTTTAAAGCTACATTTATCTAATGCTTGCCCCGTTTGGCTACAACGTAAATAATCAGTGGTACTTGGGAAATACCCTCTTTGTTTATTTAAAAACAGATAGTTCATATCTGGTGCACGGAAACTGGTAGCGTAGTTCCCTCGCACCAATAAGGTTGGATGTGGTCTAAATTCTAAGCCTGAACCAAAGGTAAATTTATCAATACTG
This window harbors:
- a CDS encoding lipase family protein, whose product is MKRSKIALAMTFSISALFLTACNDNDDDYTGVDSNKTYLSETTYSKDKVDNAESLKVMTYNMVNVQGRTAKATALVMFPKVAQPADGYRVVVWEHGTVGVGDSCAPSNNTVNPRFKILADTLLAAGYVVIAPDYEGLGTPGIHPYLNLGSEAKSAIAAVKAAKDHYGAKLNGQWMSIGQSQGGHGSLGTAEFANNDANYKGAVAGAPASSLGYIISVVAPQAIANILKQEQAGLAPVGTAVEVYAELLAYAAYTTVGITAYDPKFNYREIFQERSRSIAEFAEGTTGENGVCLDDLHNKFAADIRDFISKDSTKTVLDYPGLAGNFQENPTVKKFLTDNQPATKKINSPVMIIQGTLDMAVPYPVTDSLQKGLEALGTKVTFLPVVGASHTQAIVCKNADAYGFIQANMSAGTGIVLTDAQKDASKSPHCTGKF
- the ubiA gene encoding 4-hydroxybenzoate octaprenyltransferase, with product METVQHTTWRQRLEAYYYLCRFDKPVGTELVFWPTMWALWIAAGGLPPLQILIAMVLGTIFMRAAGCAINDFADRKVDAHVERTKTRPLATGVIRPREAVYVFLGLVVASACTLFFLPIATFYCALAGLVLAFIYPFMKRYTHLPQVVLGMAFSWGIPMSFTAMGKPLDLTCWLLYFGNLAWTVAYDTQYAITDREYDLKIGVKSTAILFGRYDIQIIGLLQILSLLLIGGALYLENLLLPFGLAALLIVAADFAYQAFKTKDRDPQICFWAFRHNRWVGLIIFIGIFLELIF
- a CDS encoding chorismate lyase, whose amino-acid sequence is MRNLRPNRIKGREIPTEMKKWLYASGSLTQQLTDLGEGEFHVERLTEHFQRLTFNDSQWMKMPAHHIAWVRETNLYGSETEAWVKAKSIFPILSLHKKARLFRHIRNKPIGWFLFQRTNPACERRVIYLEEGWTRQSCYTWHGCKFIVQETFLPAFEQFIRQH
- the glnA gene encoding type I glutamate--ammonia ligase, encoding MSMANKVLQLIKESGAKWVDFRFTDTKGKEQHVTYPADTIDEDTFEDGKMFDGSSIAGWKGIEASDMILRPDAETGFLDPFFAEPTVVVTCDVIEPSTGQGYERDPRSIARRAEEYLKSTGIGDTAFFGPEPEFFVFDEVKWDIDMSGARHTLIAEEAAWSTGKDYEAGNSGHRPRVKGGYFPVPPVDSHQDMRAEMCARIEDIMGPGRVEVHHHEVASCQLEIGVSFNTLVRKADEVQQFKYAVWNVAHQYGKTATFMPKPMVGDNGSGMHVHMSISKDGKNLFAGDEYAGLSEMALFFIGGVIKHARALNAITNPGTNSYKRLVPHYEAPIMLAYSARNRSASIRIPYVSSPKGKRIEARFPDPLMNPYLGFAALLMAGLDGIQNKIHPGEAADKNLYDLPPEEEAKIPTVAHNLEMAIAALEADHEFLLKGGVFTKEMLDAYIELKTEDVRRLNTTTHPVEFDMYYSL
- a CDS encoding aminodeoxychorismate/anthranilate synthase component II gives rise to the protein MLLMIDNYDSFTYNIVQYFGELNQEVKVVRNDQVTLEDIERWQPKYLVIGPGPCSPSEAGISIPAINHFAGKIPLLGVCLGHQAIGQAFGGNIIRAKTVMHGRLSDMHHSDKGIFSNLPSPFAATRYHSLVIEQETLPECLEVTCWTNQIDGTIEEIMGVKHKTLPVEGVQFHPESILSEHGHQIFKNFLDIYA
- a CDS encoding L-cystine transporter, translated to MNTLVLLNIIVFVLLMAGLFFSYRKDWSLSKKVLIGMIVGIFFGLALKAIYADSPVIEHSIAWINLVGNGYVQLLQMVIMPLIFISILSAVVKLHQTTSLGKISVLVIGILLVTTAIAALVGAGITNLFGLTAEGLVQGTKEAARLATIQSQYIGQVTDLDVPKLLLSLFPQNPFADLTGVRPTAIISVVIFSAFLGVAALKLMDKDTVNGERIRHGIEALQALVISLVRLVMQFTPYGVLALMTKMVATANVADIIKLGEFLVASYLGLAIMFLVHALILLFVRVNPIDFFKKVFPVLTFAFTSRSSAASIPLNIEAQTKQLGVPEGIASFSASFGATIGQNGCAGLYPAMLAVMVAPTVGINPLDPLWIAQLVVVVTLSSIGVAGVGGGATFAALIVLPAMGLPITLVALLISIEPLIDMGRTALNVNGSMTAGTATSQLLGVRNPQPDNDA